Proteins encoded within one genomic window of Streptomyces profundus:
- a CDS encoding DEAD/DEAH box helicase: MSVTTPEAVLPLDEPTMTFADLGLPQDIVRKLAENGVTTPFPIQAATIPDALAGHDILGRGRTGSGKTLSFGLPLLARLAGGRTQPKRPRAVILTPTRELAMQVSDALEPYGHVLGLKLKVVCGGTSMGNQIYALERGVDILVATPGRLRDVIGRRACSLDDVQVAVLDEADQMADLGFLPEVTELLDLVPPGGQRMLFSATLENEIDTLVKRYLVDPVNHEVDAAQGAVTTMSHHVLIVKPRDKAPLTAAIAGGEGRTIVFVRTQLGADRVAGQLREAGVRADALHGGMTQGARTRTLADFKDGRASVLVATDVAARGIHVDGIDVVLNVDPAADHKDYLHRSGRTARAGRSGTVVSLALPHQRRTIFRLMEDAGVDAARHTIGRGDLFAPDVADIVGARSLTEVQAESAMGAATHAEREVARLTRELTRAKERSTELVEEAERLTSRAARERGDDPAEAVTKATEARAEALERAEREAEREAIREARRAEKAARAEGARNERGGERGGFRRDGHRGGGGGFRRDDRPRGGGDRGGERGGGFRDDRRPYGRREEGGGFRREERGDGFRRDGHRGGGGGFRRDDRPRGGGGERSGGFRSERPASSSSFDRRAEKPRWKRDD, translated from the coding sequence ATGTCTGTCACCACGCCCGAGGCTGTTCTGCCTCTGGACGAGCCCACCATGACCTTCGCCGACCTGGGGCTCCCCCAGGACATCGTCCGCAAGCTCGCGGAGAACGGCGTTACCACTCCCTTCCCCATCCAGGCCGCGACCATTCCTGACGCGCTGGCCGGCCACGACATCCTCGGCAGGGGCCGCACCGGCTCCGGCAAGACGCTCAGCTTCGGCCTCCCGCTGCTGGCCCGGCTGGCCGGCGGGCGCACCCAGCCCAAGCGTCCGCGCGCCGTGATCCTCACCCCGACCCGTGAGCTGGCCATGCAGGTCAGCGACGCGCTGGAGCCCTACGGCCATGTGCTGGGCCTCAAGCTCAAGGTGGTCTGCGGCGGCACCTCGATGGGCAACCAGATCTACGCCCTGGAGCGCGGCGTCGACATCCTGGTGGCCACCCCGGGCCGGCTGCGCGACGTGATCGGCCGGCGGGCCTGCTCGCTGGACGATGTGCAGGTCGCCGTCCTGGACGAGGCCGACCAGATGGCCGACCTGGGCTTCCTGCCCGAGGTCACCGAGCTCCTCGACCTGGTGCCCCCCGGTGGCCAGCGGATGCTGTTCTCCGCCACGCTGGAGAACGAGATCGACACCCTGGTGAAGCGCTACCTGGTGGACCCGGTCAACCACGAGGTGGACGCCGCCCAGGGCGCGGTGACCACCATGAGCCACCATGTGCTGATCGTGAAGCCGCGCGACAAGGCGCCGCTGACGGCCGCCATCGCCGGCGGCGAAGGACGCACCATCGTCTTCGTCCGCACCCAGCTCGGCGCCGACCGGGTCGCCGGTCAGCTGCGGGAGGCCGGCGTGCGCGCCGACGCGCTGCACGGCGGGATGACGCAGGGCGCCAGGACGCGCACCCTGGCCGACTTCAAGGACGGCCGGGCCAGCGTGCTGGTGGCCACCGACGTGGCCGCCCGTGGCATCCATGTGGACGGCATCGACGTCGTCCTCAACGTGGACCCGGCCGCCGACCACAAGGACTACCTGCACCGCTCGGGCCGCACCGCGCGGGCCGGCCGTTCGGGCACCGTGGTCTCGCTGGCGCTGCCGCACCAGCGGCGCACCATCTTCCGGCTGATGGAGGACGCCGGCGTCGACGCCGCGCGGCACACCATCGGCCGGGGCGACCTCTTCGCGCCCGATGTCGCCGACATCGTCGGCGCCCGGTCGCTGACCGAGGTCCAGGCCGAGTCGGCCATGGGCGCCGCCACCCACGCGGAGCGCGAGGTGGCCCGGCTCACCCGGGAGTTGACGCGGGCCAAGGAGCGGTCGACCGAGCTGGTCGAGGAGGCCGAGCGGCTGACGTCGCGGGCCGCCAGGGAGCGCGGCGACGATCCGGCCGAGGCCGTCACCAAGGCCACCGAGGCCAGGGCCGAGGCCCTGGAGCGGGCGGAGCGCGAGGCCGAGCGGGAGGCGATCCGCGAGGCGCGGCGCGCCGAGAAGGCCGCCCGTGCCGAGGGCGCCCGCAACGAGCGCGGTGGCGAGCGCGGCGGCTTCCGTCGCGACGGTCACCGTGGCGGCGGTGGCGGTTTCCGCCGCGACGACCGGCCGCGCGGCGGCGGGGACCGTGGCGGCGAGCGCGGCGGCGGCTTCCGGGACGACCGGCGCCCCTACGGGCGCCGGGAGGAAGGCGGCGGCTTCCGTCGCGAGGAGCGGGGCGACGGCTTCCGCAGGGACGGTCACCGTGGCGGCG
- a CDS encoding metallopeptidase family protein has translation MLEMTREEFEGLVSEALDRIPVELTRLMDNVAVFVEDEPPPEDPELLGLYEGTPLTERGEWYAGVLPDRISVYMGPTLRMCEREGGDRELVVAEVEVTVVHEIAHHFGIDDERLHSLGYG, from the coding sequence GTGTTGGAGATGACGCGCGAGGAGTTCGAGGGGCTGGTCAGCGAGGCGCTGGACCGGATTCCGGTGGAGCTGACCCGGCTGATGGACAACGTGGCCGTCTTCGTCGAGGACGAGCCGCCGCCCGAGGACCCCGAGCTGCTGGGCCTCTACGAGGGCACCCCGCTGACCGAGCGCGGCGAGTGGTACGCCGGGGTGCTGCCGGACCGGATCTCCGTCTACATGGGCCCCACCCTCCGGATGTGTGAGCGAGAGGGCGGGGACCGGGAGCTGGTGGTGGCCGAGGTCGAGGTCACCGTGGTGCATGAGATCGCCCACCACTTCGGCATCGACGACGAGCGGCTCCACTCGCTCGGCTACGGCTGA